GGGTCAGCTCCTGTTCACGTTGAATGCATGCACGGCGGGACTCTAAACGTTGACGTTGACGGTCCAGGGTGGAGCAGGCTGATCGCATCCATCCGGAAGTAGTGGCATTGTGCTACAGTGTCTCCGAGCGTTTGGGAGCCGCGTGGGGCTGAGCGCGGCGGGCCTGTAGATGATATTGGGATGTATATTGGACGGGATGACAGTATTCACAGGATATCACGTGCGGCCTTGACCGAAACGATCATTGGTTGTGCCTTTCCCGTATACAACCATATGGGGTTCGGCTTGTCGGAAAGCGTTTTCGAGAACTGCATGATGATTGAGATTGACCCCAATGGCCTGCACGCGGTGGCGCAACAGCCTGTCAACGCTAAATACGAAGGCGTCGTTGTTGGCGATTTGGTGGCTGATATCGTCGTACATGATACGATCATAGTGGAGCTGAAATCCGTGCGTCGTCTAAGCCAAGCCCATGAGGCACAGTTGGTGAATTGCCTTGTCGCCACTGGAAAACCGGTTGGCTTACTCTTGAATTTCGGCACGGAAAATATTGAAGCCAAGAAAACAGTGGGCATTCTGAGTCCATCCTGTAAATCCCATTATCCTGTCCAAGCAGGATAGGACGATGGAAACG
The genomic region above belongs to Candidatus Hydrogenedentota bacterium and contains:
- a CDS encoding GxxExxY protein is translated as MYIGRDDSIHRISRAALTETIIGCAFPVYNHMGFGLSESVFENCMMIEIDPNGLHAVAQQPVNAKYEGVVVGDLVADIVVHDTIIVELKSVRRLSQAHEAQLVNCLVATGKPVGLLLNFGTENIEAKKTVGILSPSCKSHYPVQAG